The Pseudoalteromonas spongiae UST010723-006 genome window below encodes:
- a CDS encoding HD domain-containing protein, which produces MAIVTSFKLVDEILEQFRDVINKDFDGYRNHITRMLNYCHFLLPNISEEESKKIQIAAVFHDIALWTHDRVDYLVPSYQDCHQWLEKQGLDDWKEEIQIIIDMHHLITEYKGPYNEFAEVFRKADLVDFSLGFIKNGVDKSFIKEVKQAIPNANFHKTLIRFTFIQIGRNPLNPLPMMRIKNIYKN; this is translated from the coding sequence ATGGCAATCGTTACTAGTTTTAAACTTGTTGATGAAATTTTAGAGCAGTTTCGTGATGTAATTAACAAAGATTTTGACGGCTATAGAAATCACATAACCAGAATGCTTAATTATTGTCATTTCTTATTGCCAAATATTTCAGAGGAAGAAAGTAAGAAAATTCAAATAGCCGCAGTTTTCCATGATATTGCACTGTGGACTCACGACAGAGTAGATTACCTTGTTCCATCGTATCAAGACTGTCATCAGTGGTTAGAAAAGCAAGGTCTTGATGACTGGAAAGAAGAAATTCAAATTATCATTGATATGCACCATTTGATTACTGAATATAAAGGCCCTTACAACGAATTTGCAGAAGTGTTTAGAAAAGCAGATCTGGTTGACTTCTCATTAGGCTTTATAAAAAACGGCGTAGATAAATCCTTTATTAAGGAAGTGAAACAGGCTATTCCTAATGCAAACTTTCACAAGACGTTAATTCGCTTTACTTTCATTCAGATAGGCCGAAACCCATTGAATCCGTTGCCGATGATGCGAATTAAAAATATCTATAAAAATTAG
- a CDS encoding M12 family metallopeptidase yields MKIKFMLLASVFLSTSTFMHALELKNKQNLKKTPPEILNQDSIWGFNSENRELIDIYTSDGDKITVVDVDGLAYLGDMILGSVDDLQTYGLKIYKEEDDNDLKRDWIGTQAHTVYPSTGKLWRNGVVPYVFDSSLGPYAKQAVISAIQQWNTKTNLKFVPRTNEYDYISVSGGRSCSSWVGRVGGKQKVTLSELCGLHAALHELGHAVGFFHEHTRPDRDSYVQINYQNIINGMEYNFQQKSISDSTGRGNYDYYSIMHYPANAFTKNGYNTITPLVSGVDTSYMGFGNYLSENDINAANTLYSNYIPPTNVETYRGQLSGNGDSDIQINGNYFEFEGGNLRATLKGPSSANFNLYLYKWNSLTGSWALTSSSTNTSSNETIYVNVDQGSYYFLVYSLSGYGRYELDIEK; encoded by the coding sequence ATGAAAATTAAATTCATGCTGTTAGCATCTGTTTTTTTATCAACATCAACATTCATGCATGCACTCGAACTAAAGAATAAACAAAATCTAAAAAAGACTCCCCCTGAAATTTTAAATCAGGATAGTATTTGGGGGTTCAATAGTGAGAATCGTGAACTTATAGATATATATACTTCTGATGGGGATAAAATCACAGTTGTTGACGTAGATGGCCTAGCATATCTGGGTGATATGATCTTGGGTAGTGTCGATGACCTTCAAACTTATGGTCTTAAAATATATAAAGAAGAAGATGACAATGACCTGAAAAGAGACTGGATAGGTACGCAAGCACATACTGTATATCCATCAACGGGTAAATTATGGAGGAACGGCGTTGTTCCTTATGTCTTTGATTCTAGCTTAGGCCCTTATGCGAAACAGGCTGTAATAAGTGCAATTCAGCAATGGAATACTAAGACTAATTTGAAGTTTGTTCCCCGAACAAATGAATATGATTACATATCAGTATCTGGCGGTAGATCTTGCTCTTCATGGGTTGGTAGAGTTGGCGGGAAACAAAAAGTAACGCTTAGTGAGTTATGTGGTCTGCACGCTGCACTCCATGAACTTGGCCATGCTGTTGGATTTTTTCATGAACATACAAGGCCTGACCGAGATAGTTATGTTCAGATCAACTATCAAAATATAATAAATGGAATGGAATATAATTTTCAGCAGAAAAGCATTAGTGACAGCACTGGCAGGGGTAATTATGACTATTATTCTATTATGCATTATCCTGCTAATGCATTCACTAAAAATGGATATAACACTATAACACCGTTAGTTTCAGGTGTTGATACGAGTTATATGGGATTTGGTAACTATCTTTCTGAAAATGATATCAACGCAGCTAACACACTGTATTCTAATTATATTCCACCGACAAATGTTGAAACCTACAGGGGACAACTAAGTGGTAACGGTGATTCTGATATTCAAATAAATGGCAATTACTTTGAATTTGAGGGCGGCAATTTAAGAGCTACCCTAAAAGGCCCTAGTTCAGCTAACTTCAATTTGTATTTGTATAAATGGAACAGCCTTACCGGTAGCTGGGCTCTGACTTCAAGTTCAACAAACACCAGTTCTAACGAAACAATTTATGTTAATGTTGATCAAGGGTCTTATTATTTTCTTGTTTACTCATTAAGCGGGTATGGCAGATATGAGCTAGATATAGAAAAGTAG
- a CDS encoding L-serine ammonia-lyase: MNSIFEIFSRGFGPSSSHTVGPTRAVNSFCNELIEKSLLDTVNEINIDLYGSLASTGIGHGTGTAIIYGLMGFIPETIDIVLAKVKADLVNASGVLLLNGSKSIRFYPNDNIHYNPRVELSGHPNGIKITASFENKSEEMTRIYYSIGGGFVVCENEINSLHHHEGPFKNIKTFSDIKKFCNEKSWNLSTFARKVEEQFTDNIDQECYQLWTEMQSCIEAGFLSSDSILPGNLKVKRRAPSLYLKLKHLLDSNDRSLSELDFLNLCAMSVNEENAAGNKIITAPTNGAAGVIPSILSYVNFYIKPITPKVAAEFFLIANTIANIYKKNASISGAEVGCQGEVGVASSMAAGALAHILGGSIASIENAAEIAMEHHLGMTCDPVQGLVQIPCIERNAMGAVKALNAARMAVYSPNESKVSLDDVIKTMYETGTDMNSKYKETSEGGLAINVKTIMC, from the coding sequence ATGAACAGCATATTTGAAATCTTTTCTAGAGGTTTTGGACCTTCGAGCTCTCATACTGTTGGACCTACTAGAGCGGTTAATTCATTTTGTAATGAACTGATTGAAAAATCATTATTAGACACCGTTAATGAAATAAACATTGATTTATATGGTTCGCTTGCGAGCACTGGTATAGGGCATGGCACTGGGACTGCAATTATTTATGGATTAATGGGCTTCATTCCGGAAACGATCGATATCGTTTTAGCTAAAGTGAAGGCTGATTTAGTTAATGCCTCTGGTGTACTCCTTTTGAACGGAAGTAAATCTATAAGGTTTTATCCGAATGACAATATTCATTACAACCCTAGAGTTGAACTTTCTGGTCATCCTAATGGGATAAAAATAACAGCAAGTTTTGAAAATAAAAGCGAAGAGATGACACGAATTTATTACTCAATTGGCGGCGGTTTTGTTGTTTGTGAGAATGAAATTAACTCTTTGCATCATCATGAAGGGCCATTTAAGAATATCAAAACGTTTAGCGATATAAAAAAATTTTGTAATGAAAAATCTTGGAATTTATCTACTTTTGCTAGAAAAGTTGAAGAGCAATTTACAGACAATATTGACCAAGAGTGTTATCAACTTTGGACTGAAATGCAAAGCTGTATTGAGGCAGGTTTCCTGTCCTCTGATAGTATTTTGCCAGGTAATCTAAAAGTAAAAAGAAGAGCACCATCACTATATTTGAAGCTCAAACATCTTCTCGACTCCAATGATAGATCTTTAAGTGAATTAGATTTTCTGAATTTATGTGCAATGTCAGTAAATGAGGAGAATGCAGCTGGTAACAAAATAATTACAGCCCCAACTAATGGCGCCGCAGGTGTCATACCGTCAATCCTCAGTTATGTAAATTTTTACATCAAGCCTATAACCCCAAAAGTAGCTGCGGAGTTTTTTCTAATCGCAAATACCATCGCAAATATTTACAAGAAAAACGCTTCAATTTCTGGGGCTGAAGTTGGGTGTCAAGGTGAAGTTGGTGTTGCCTCTTCTATGGCTGCAGGAGCGTTAGCTCATATTTTAGGTGGAAGTATAGCTTCAATTGAAAATGCTGCAGAAATAGCCATGGAACACCATCTTGGAATGACTTGTGACCCTGTTCAAGGGTTAGTGCAAATACCATGCATTGAAAGAAATGCGATGGGAGCCGTCAAAGCTCTTAACGCAGCACGAATGGCTGTGTACTCACCCAATGAATCAAAGGTCTCGTTAGACGATGTTATTAAAACGATGTATGAAACGGGAACAGATATGAATTCTAAATACAAGGAAACGTCAGAAGGAGGATTAGCTATAAACGTCAAAACAATAATGTGTTAA
- a CDS encoding winged helix-turn-helix domain-containing protein: protein MDKDLQSVHFENTELCLSQNKCFEVLCILIKNYHRYVSREELIEQVWQGNFYVGEKGVTNTIWLLRKAFSEFDNTEYISTKRGLGYRLVVEPKVISEKNKKVTFFAITMLTLVSTVSLAYFSHKILFVDGSQPKIINVIAKLNGKVGEVEFSPNINWLTFAWKKPGERNEIYALDLKSTNILRKVTDGPGEKHSPAWIDSGKGIAYIDIENENCVIKTKELSATQTSSIDYCSPDINTYVSSNSTGNKLIYNKVDEKSGKSRVFIKELNSAKAPFMIRCNSENCNYEDKFAVFSLNDEFVFLERRYNLTSEQIVSVHLSSGKEVVLTHSESDLKGITYHIDDNIYFSSEKSGKYLGYKVIASGGEPESLGIENFSAPSSSRVENEIFFTHKKIHKYVSFINLEHSNPIKETLLNSDVSQYEGHYSSATKKLAFISGKSGYNEIWISEMDGGKEEQLTFLESDIRSLSWSPNGEKIAFLVQAQNSKINKIMIFNLNTGLINEFKNTNVSYGIPSWSEDGRNLIVSSTSLKRTQLESLSLVDNKIDTLSEQPVVKAQYLNNNTIIFSSYDDHQLWLAKINNNGSLDNSIPLLKSDGLASHFSWYATEEGIYYLILAKHSIDVKYHSFHAGKSRYITSLPKGSVDLFSNISYSQEFNRLILTSIREEFTEIGKIAL from the coding sequence GTGGATAAAGATTTACAAAGCGTTCACTTCGAGAACACTGAGTTATGCCTGAGTCAAAATAAATGTTTTGAGGTATTGTGTATCCTTATTAAGAACTATCATCGATATGTTTCAAGAGAGGAGTTAATTGAACAAGTTTGGCAAGGTAACTTTTATGTCGGTGAAAAAGGAGTCACTAATACAATATGGCTACTAAGGAAAGCATTTAGTGAATTTGATAATACAGAGTATATTTCAACTAAGCGTGGTTTAGGGTACCGCCTAGTTGTAGAACCAAAAGTCATAAGCGAAAAAAACAAAAAAGTTACATTTTTCGCAATTACCATGCTAACTCTTGTCTCCACTGTATCTTTGGCTTATTTTTCTCATAAAATCTTATTTGTTGATGGTTCTCAACCAAAGATAATTAACGTAATTGCGAAACTAAACGGAAAAGTTGGAGAGGTGGAATTTTCTCCAAACATAAATTGGCTTACTTTTGCATGGAAAAAGCCTGGAGAAAGAAATGAAATTTATGCTCTGGATTTAAAATCAACAAATATACTACGAAAAGTTACGGATGGGCCTGGTGAAAAGCATAGTCCTGCTTGGATTGATAGTGGTAAAGGTATTGCTTATATAGACATTGAAAATGAAAACTGTGTAATTAAAACTAAAGAGTTATCTGCAACCCAAACATCCTCAATTGATTACTGTTCGCCTGATATCAATACTTATGTGTCCTCGAATTCAACAGGTAATAAGTTGATTTATAACAAAGTTGATGAAAAAAGCGGCAAAAGTAGAGTGTTTATTAAAGAATTAAATAGTGCAAAAGCGCCATTTATGATCAGATGTAATTCAGAAAATTGTAACTACGAAGATAAATTTGCAGTTTTTTCATTAAATGATGAGTTTGTCTTTTTAGAGAGAAGGTATAATTTAACATCAGAGCAAATTGTATCTGTTCACTTATCTAGTGGTAAAGAAGTGGTTTTGACACATTCAGAGAGTGATTTAAAGGGTATAACTTACCACATAGACGACAATATTTATTTTAGTTCAGAAAAATCAGGTAAGTATTTAGGCTACAAAGTAATTGCGAGTGGCGGAGAACCTGAAAGTTTGGGCATTGAAAATTTTTCTGCTCCAAGCTCTAGCAGAGTTGAAAATGAGATTTTCTTTACACACAAAAAAATTCATAAGTATGTTTCATTTATCAACTTAGAACATTCTAACCCTATCAAAGAAACGTTACTTAACTCCGATGTATCACAATATGAGGGACACTACTCAAGTGCAACTAAAAAATTGGCTTTTATTTCGGGTAAAAGTGGTTATAACGAAATTTGGATAAGTGAAATGGATGGAGGCAAAGAAGAGCAGTTAACGTTTTTAGAAAGTGATATAAGATCTTTAAGCTGGTCTCCAAATGGCGAGAAAATCGCATTTTTAGTTCAAGCACAGAACTCTAAAATAAACAAAATAATGATTTTTAACTTGAATACAGGCTTAATTAATGAGTTTAAAAATACAAATGTTTCGTATGGTATTCCGAGTTGGTCAGAAGATGGACGCAATTTAATTGTAAGTTCAACCAGTCTAAAAAGAACTCAACTGGAAAGCCTCTCTCTAGTTGACAATAAGATAGATACTTTGAGTGAGCAACCAGTTGTTAAAGCACAATATCTAAATAACAACACAATTATTTTTTCATCATATGATGATCATCAGTTGTGGTTAGCAAAAATCAACAATAATGGAAGTCTTGATAATTCGATACCTTTATTAAAAAGTGATGGACTTGCGAGTCACTTTAGCTGGTATGCTACAGAAGAAGGGATATATTATTTAATACTTGCTAAACACTCAATTGACGTTAAATATCACTCTTTCCATGCAGGTAAGTCTAGATATATTACTTCTTTGCCAAAGGGTTCTGTAGATTTGTTTAGTAATATTAGCTATTCACAAGAGTTTAACAGGCTCATCCTAACATCCATAAGAGAAGAGTTTACCGAAATTGGTAAAATAGCACTCTAA
- a CDS encoding ATP-binding protein: MDSIIKKGILRFVIIAGFCFSQLIFALDDEALTQQIDNIKQLDDVSQQIDAYHAIQTQHQLSNEQTARILHLIGANYAKISQLENAIAPLKRALLLTKNSRKRSDINRLLGLIYYYSDQPEEAIAYYSKALAFHLEHNAQVKAAHLENNIALAYEKLNQFSRALDYYQQAEPRYVEYGTKQDVLDVKLNRAGLLAKLGHNYKAVEIYDDLLNNHYHELDEDTQFLTHSNVAVSLNALGKYTRAIKHLSDAKAILVNKDDAYHLASVELNFADSYIWLTDYHQARVHIANAAKIGKKLNNPTVNFSVAYHLSRVAIVLEEPEMALEQINNAIDIAKKTGNKQLLQKAYSQALIIYGANNMVSQAYGVRKQQQLVNTEIKQQNLKERLAQEQAFEERNQLETRVTELEKEKQIQKLAIEKSKQQRIFFIVAGLLSILLIVAAQRRAHERKAKKQLEVIVTQRTQELQKTSEDLRQASLVKSKFLANMSHEIRTPLTAIIGHSEAMSNAHYDLRNFNKDLAIINNNGKHLLDLINDILDISRIEENKLELDISTFNVSGLIEEIGTMFTTLANKKNIDFYIINALDDDFAIKADQFRLKQILLNLCSNAVKFTDKGSVTLSIRETFTGIRFNVIDTGIGMEEQQLEEIFDSFTQGDSSITRRFGGSGLGLCLSEQLANLMSGSISVTSEVHKGSEFTLHLNVEKSKVAKPITVAQRDDKAIFEGRVLIAEDHDDNRELIVRLLRHLGLEVVAVENGAQAVEECKHGRFDLVLLDIQMPILDGIGALKQLQGSGFTQPIVAITANTMQHEVLSYLEQGFADHIKKPLEQENFISTLRKYVSYDSKSRSHKAINISNTVDTGDLAANFAAGLEREKAAIKSLYSNESWEDLQQALHKLRGAAAMFKYHSIEEAADYFEKALKYNDKEAYSEALEGIEYALSSSQKVV; the protein is encoded by the coding sequence ATGGACAGCATTATAAAAAAAGGAATTTTACGCTTCGTAATTATTGCTGGCTTTTGCTTTTCTCAATTGATTTTTGCGCTAGATGACGAGGCGCTGACACAACAAATTGACAACATCAAACAACTTGATGATGTTAGCCAACAAATTGACGCATACCACGCAATCCAAACACAGCATCAGCTCAGTAATGAACAAACCGCACGCATTTTACATTTGATCGGGGCTAATTACGCAAAAATCAGTCAGCTAGAAAACGCAATAGCGCCACTTAAGCGCGCACTACTGTTAACAAAAAACTCGCGTAAACGCTCAGACATTAACAGACTGCTTGGATTAATTTACTACTACAGCGACCAACCCGAAGAAGCGATTGCCTACTATTCCAAAGCATTAGCATTTCATTTAGAACATAATGCCCAAGTTAAAGCCGCTCACCTTGAAAATAATATCGCGCTTGCGTACGAAAAACTCAACCAATTCTCGCGCGCGCTCGATTATTATCAACAAGCCGAACCTCGCTACGTTGAATACGGTACAAAACAAGACGTACTGGATGTAAAACTAAATCGCGCAGGCTTGCTTGCTAAGCTCGGGCACAATTATAAAGCGGTCGAAATATACGACGATCTACTTAACAATCATTACCACGAGTTAGATGAAGACACCCAATTTTTAACGCACAGTAACGTAGCCGTGTCGTTAAACGCGCTTGGTAAATACACCCGTGCTATTAAACATTTAAGTGATGCTAAAGCGATTTTAGTCAATAAAGATGACGCCTATCACTTAGCGTCTGTCGAACTAAACTTCGCGGATAGCTATATTTGGTTAACGGATTACCATCAAGCCCGCGTGCATATTGCTAATGCAGCAAAAATCGGCAAGAAGTTAAATAACCCGACAGTTAATTTTAGCGTTGCATATCACCTTTCTCGCGTCGCTATTGTGTTAGAAGAGCCTGAAATGGCGCTTGAGCAAATCAATAACGCTATCGATATCGCAAAAAAAACGGGTAACAAACAACTTTTACAAAAAGCTTATTCCCAAGCGTTGATCATTTATGGCGCCAATAATATGGTGTCTCAAGCGTATGGCGTGCGCAAACAGCAGCAACTTGTCAACACGGAAATCAAACAGCAAAACTTAAAAGAACGCCTCGCTCAAGAACAAGCATTCGAAGAGCGTAATCAACTCGAAACACGTGTCACCGAACTTGAAAAAGAAAAACAAATTCAAAAACTCGCAATAGAGAAATCAAAGCAACAGCGCATATTTTTTATCGTTGCAGGCCTTTTAAGCATTTTGTTGATAGTTGCAGCCCAGCGCCGTGCCCACGAGCGTAAAGCAAAGAAGCAGCTCGAAGTTATCGTGACGCAACGCACGCAAGAACTGCAAAAAACCAGTGAAGATTTACGTCAAGCAAGCTTAGTTAAATCAAAATTTCTTGCCAATATGAGCCATGAAATACGCACCCCGCTCACCGCAATTATTGGTCATTCAGAGGCGATGAGTAATGCCCATTATGATCTGCGTAACTTTAATAAAGATCTGGCGATCATAAATAACAATGGCAAGCACTTACTTGATTTAATCAATGATATTCTCGATATCAGCCGCATCGAAGAAAACAAACTAGAGCTGGATATCAGTACATTTAATGTAAGTGGCTTGATTGAAGAAATTGGCACTATGTTTACCACATTGGCCAATAAAAAGAATATCGATTTTTACATTATTAATGCCCTTGATGATGACTTTGCAATTAAAGCCGATCAATTCAGGTTAAAACAAATATTACTCAACCTATGCTCTAACGCTGTTAAATTTACCGACAAAGGCAGTGTTACCTTATCAATTCGTGAAACGTTTACAGGCATACGGTTTAACGTTATTGATACCGGCATTGGTATGGAAGAGCAACAACTTGAAGAAATATTCGATAGCTTTACCCAAGGCGATAGTAGTATTACCCGCAGATTTGGTGGCTCAGGATTAGGTTTATGCCTATCAGAACAACTCGCCAATTTAATGAGCGGTTCAATCTCTGTCACCAGTGAAGTGCACAAAGGCAGCGAATTTACACTTCATTTAAATGTTGAGAAAAGTAAAGTAGCTAAACCAATTACCGTTGCGCAACGCGATGACAAAGCCATTTTTGAAGGCCGCGTATTGATTGCAGAAGATCATGATGATAACCGCGAATTAATTGTACGTTTGTTGCGACATTTGGGTTTGGAAGTGGTTGCAGTGGAAAACGGTGCGCAAGCAGTTGAAGAATGCAAACACGGACGCTTTGATTTAGTACTGCTAGATATTCAAATGCCGATATTAGATGGCATAGGCGCATTAAAGCAACTTCAAGGTTCAGGGTTTACCCAGCCAATTGTCGCCATTACGGCAAATACCATGCAACACGAAGTATTGAGCTATCTTGAGCAGGGCTTTGCTGATCACATTAAAAAGCCGCTCGAACAAGAAAACTTTATCTCGACACTTAGAAAATACGTTAGCTATGACAGCAAATCTCGCAGTCACAAAGCAATTAATATTTCAAATACAGTTGACACGGGTGATCTTGCTGCTAATTTCGCAGCAGGGCTTGAACGCGAAAAAGCCGCAATAAAATCGCTTTACAGCAACGAAAGCTGGGAAGATTTACAACAAGCGTTACATAAACTGCGTGGTGCGGCGGCTATGTTTAAATATCATTCGATTGAAGAAGCCGCAGATTACTTTGAAAAAGCGTTGAAGTACAACGATAAAGAAGCGTATAGCGAAGCACTAGAAGGCATTGAATACGCTTTGTCGTCGAGTCAAAAAGTCGTTTAA
- a CDS encoding carbohydrate binding family 9 domain-containing protein yields MKKLSWLSAIFLLQVSVSLFAKQNFELKYINQPIVVDGVLDEAHWQNATFVDLAWEVEPVEGVPASLETHVWMYQDGNNLYVAFKASDPEPGKIRASIRDRDDLWFDDNVIVMLDTFNDERTGYQFYVNALGAQADARMTDYGSWEEDSSWDAIWDAKTQITDTGYTVEMVIPFTAIRFPLVDGKQTWGLSLYRNYPRGVLNQFSNIKFDYDIKCSFCQFDKITGFEHAKPSQNLQLTPTLTASRSDVRDNDSWQNGDADIEPGLDIRYGISSDAVLNATINPDFSQVEADASQLDVNSTFALFYEEKRPFFLDGADTFETELFNFVHTRNIADPDVGAKLTGKSGNHTYGVLYANDQQSALILPGTQGSNLAVVDEKAHAGIASYQLDYGSRDNLGMLVTSRQSSNYHNNLASVDGATYLSEQDQIRYQFAYSDTKNTEQLVTDFDLAENQQGHTAYVEYQRNTKAYDLKASYRQVDADFRSDLGFVTRAGYEKALVGGGYHWYMPQGESVTDYWLKGDYDINYERHGDKLASELEIYAGLEAIYNIYTEVGYIAGETKYGNRYYDEQYGDWWFSGKPTGDVKISLYAREGKRIDYRNAELGDSLYLNPKITWDLNQYLQFKLAHTYSEMKLDDALSFRVNLTDLRVNLKFNMQSMLKLVVQYEVGKYGDSPLEITNQINKERDFATQLIYSYKLNPQTLFYLGYSDNGFSDDDEQRLKANERTFFTKFSYAWQL; encoded by the coding sequence GTGAAAAAATTGTCGTGGCTTAGTGCAATTTTTTTATTGCAGGTAAGTGTTTCACTGTTTGCAAAACAAAATTTTGAGCTTAAATATATTAACCAACCGATTGTTGTAGATGGCGTATTAGACGAGGCTCATTGGCAAAATGCGACGTTTGTAGACTTAGCTTGGGAAGTAGAGCCGGTAGAAGGAGTTCCCGCGTCGCTTGAAACGCATGTGTGGATGTACCAAGATGGTAACAACTTGTATGTTGCGTTTAAGGCAAGTGACCCAGAACCGGGTAAAATTCGCGCGTCCATTCGTGACCGCGATGACTTGTGGTTTGATGACAATGTCATTGTCATGCTCGATACCTTCAATGATGAGCGCACCGGTTACCAATTTTATGTAAACGCCCTTGGCGCACAAGCCGATGCACGTATGACCGATTATGGTTCATGGGAAGAAGACTCATCATGGGATGCGATTTGGGATGCGAAAACCCAAATTACGGATACGGGTTATACCGTAGAAATGGTTATTCCATTTACGGCAATTCGTTTTCCGCTTGTCGATGGTAAGCAAACATGGGGTTTATCGCTATACCGTAACTATCCACGTGGTGTGTTAAATCAATTCTCAAATATAAAATTTGATTACGACATTAAATGTAGTTTCTGTCAGTTTGATAAAATTACTGGTTTTGAACATGCAAAACCAAGCCAAAACTTACAATTAACACCGACACTAACGGCAAGTCGTAGTGATGTACGTGACAACGACAGTTGGCAAAATGGTGATGCCGACATTGAGCCAGGCTTAGATATTCGCTACGGCATTTCATCGGATGCGGTACTTAACGCAACGATAAATCCCGACTTTTCGCAAGTTGAAGCTGATGCCAGCCAGCTTGATGTAAACAGTACATTTGCTTTGTTTTATGAAGAAAAGCGCCCGTTTTTCTTGGATGGAGCCGATACATTTGAAACGGAGTTATTTAACTTTGTTCATACCCGAAATATCGCTGACCCAGATGTGGGAGCAAAATTAACGGGTAAATCGGGTAATCACACCTATGGTGTTCTTTATGCTAATGACCAGCAAAGTGCGCTGATTTTACCTGGCACGCAAGGGTCTAACCTAGCCGTTGTTGATGAAAAAGCGCATGCAGGGATTGCCAGTTATCAACTTGATTACGGCTCACGCGATAATTTAGGTATGTTGGTTACTAGCCGCCAAAGTAGCAACTATCATAACAATTTAGCATCGGTTGATGGTGCAACGTATTTGTCTGAACAAGACCAAATTCGCTATCAATTTGCCTATTCTGATACTAAAAACACCGAACAGTTAGTCACTGACTTTGACCTTGCTGAAAATCAACAAGGACATACCGCGTATGTTGAGTACCAACGAAACACTAAAGCATATGATTTAAAAGCATCGTATCGACAAGTTGATGCCGATTTTCGTTCGGATTTAGGTTTTGTAACACGTGCCGGTTATGAAAAAGCCCTCGTTGGTGGCGGCTATCATTGGTATATGCCACAAGGCGAGTCGGTAACGGATTATTGGCTGAAAGGCGATTACGATATCAATTACGAACGACACGGCGATAAATTAGCCAGCGAACTTGAAATATACGCGGGCCTTGAGGCTATCTACAATATTTACACAGAAGTAGGGTATATTGCAGGTGAAACGAAATATGGAAATCGTTATTACGACGAACAATATGGAGATTGGTGGTTTTCAGGTAAGCCAACGGGTGATGTAAAAATATCACTTTATGCGCGTGAAGGTAAACGCATCGATTACCGTAATGCGGAGCTTGGTGATTCATTGTATTTAAACCCAAAAATAACATGGGATTTGAATCAGTATTTACAGTTTAAACTCGCGCATACTTACAGTGAAATGAAGCTCGATGACGCTCTGTCGTTTCGCGTTAACCTAACCGACTTACGTGTAAACCTTAAATTTAATATGCAAAGCATGTTGAAGCTTGTTGTGCAGTATGAAGTAGGCAAGTATGGTGATTCACCGCTTGAGATTACTAATCAGATCAATAAAGAGCGTGATTTTGCCACCCAGTTGATTTACTCATATAAGCTCAACCCGCAAACATTGTTTTATTTAGGGTATTCAGACAACGGGTTTAGCGATGATGACGAACAACGTCTAAAAGCTAATGAGCGTACGTTCTTTACCAAATTTAGTTATGCATGGCAGCTTTAA